The Streptomyces nitrosporeus genome includes a window with the following:
- a CDS encoding TetR/AcrR family transcriptional regulator, with protein MPRQTDTRARARDEFARRLADHGYPGVSLDDIARAVDVKKASLYHHFPGGKPALFMEVAHHYTEEAAALLQGALATPGTLRDKLLALAASYARGTYNSALSNQIYYATRHLDDDRRAEVSHAYVRGLIQPVTDLMTQAVATGELREADPGFLATAFMELAATVRPPQDDSTPATADRLAQDVVDLFLRGAAPDTP; from the coding sequence ATGCCCCGCCAGACCGACACCCGCGCCCGTGCCCGCGACGAGTTCGCCCGCCGCCTCGCCGACCACGGCTACCCCGGCGTCTCCCTCGACGACATCGCCAGAGCCGTCGACGTGAAGAAGGCCAGCCTCTACCACCACTTCCCCGGCGGAAAGCCCGCCCTGTTCATGGAAGTGGCCCACCACTACACCGAGGAAGCCGCAGCCCTCCTCCAGGGAGCCCTCGCCACCCCCGGCACCCTGCGCGACAAACTCCTCGCCCTCGCCGCCTCCTACGCCCGGGGCACCTACAACTCCGCACTCAGCAACCAGATCTACTACGCCACCCGCCACCTCGACGACGACCGGCGCGCCGAGGTCTCCCACGCCTACGTCCGCGGCCTCATCCAGCCCGTCACCGACCTCATGACCCAGGCCGTGGCCACCGGCGAACTACGGGAAGCCGACCCCGGATTCCTCGCCACCGCCTTCATGGAACTCGCCGCCACCGTCCGCCCCCCACAAGACGACAGCACCCCGGCCACAGCCGACCGCCTCGCCCAGGACGTCGTCGACCTCTTCCTGCGAGGAGCCGCCCCCGACACCCCCTGA
- a CDS encoding response regulator transcription factor: MAAQSARHTVLVVEDDPSIRTLLTSALRAAGYSVASAASGQEAVAETGRCRPDLIVLDVMLPDTDGFAVTRGLRARGVYTPVLFLTARTEVEDRIIGLSSGGDDYVTKPFHIQEILLRIRAILRRTGGTSPGPAEEPPLRYADLVVDRGKHTVCRAGGPVELSPTEFRLLVCLVSHPEKVLEKREILQEVWQYGFAGDTRIVDTYIKNLRRKVDRAGPPLVHTVRGVGYCLRLPREGSA; the protein is encoded by the coding sequence ATGGCCGCTCAGTCCGCCCGGCACACCGTCCTGGTCGTCGAGGACGATCCGAGCATCCGCACCCTGCTCACCTCGGCCCTGCGGGCGGCCGGATACAGCGTCGCGTCGGCGGCGTCCGGGCAGGAGGCCGTGGCCGAGACCGGTCGCTGCCGCCCGGACCTGATCGTGCTGGACGTGATGCTGCCCGACACCGACGGCTTCGCCGTGACACGTGGCCTGCGCGCCCGGGGGGTCTACACGCCGGTTCTGTTCCTCACCGCCCGCACCGAGGTCGAGGACCGCATCATCGGGCTCAGCTCCGGCGGTGACGACTACGTCACCAAGCCCTTCCACATCCAGGAGATCCTGCTGCGCATCCGTGCGATCCTGCGCCGCACGGGAGGCACGTCGCCGGGCCCGGCCGAGGAGCCCCCGCTGCGGTACGCCGACCTCGTCGTCGACCGCGGCAAGCACACGGTGTGCCGGGCGGGCGGGCCGGTGGAGCTGTCCCCGACGGAGTTCCGGCTGCTGGTGTGCCTGGTGTCCCACCCGGAGAAGGTGCTGGAGAAGCGGGAGATCCTCCAGGAGGTGTGGCAGTACGGCTTCGCCGGGGACACCCGCATCGTCGACACGTACATCAAGAACCTGCGCCGCAAGGTGGACCGGGCCGGCCCGCCGCTGGTCCACACCGTGCGAGGCGTGGGGTACTGCCTGCGGCTGCCGCGCGAGGGATCGGCGTGA
- a CDS encoding ABC transporter permease — MSTITATAGPPAARTSWAALGPMTARSLKSCLRTPALLLSPLLTSAFFMIIYEGQLSSVAAATAPGGRYIDVVLPLCLLTTAFTGGATAGQLLVSDIGSGYHARLWLTPVSRWVLVTAPVLAGVLLLTVQAAALTGLGLLLGLDPVPGAPALPALIGATVLLGTGFLLLAAAVGLHTGSSSAVGSVTLVFFPLSFFTATFVPRDRLDGWMAHAADINPLTPPLEAMRGLLTSPWSEQDPLPGVLVALAVLAAGAAAAHLALTRRTRTGV, encoded by the coding sequence ATGAGTACGATCACCGCCACCGCCGGCCCGCCCGCCGCACGGACGTCGTGGGCGGCCCTGGGGCCGATGACCGCCCGTTCCCTCAAGTCCTGCCTGCGTACGCCCGCCCTGCTCCTCTCGCCACTGCTCACCAGCGCGTTCTTCATGATCATCTATGAAGGGCAGTTGTCCTCGGTCGCGGCCGCGACGGCTCCCGGTGGCCGCTACATCGATGTCGTTCTGCCGTTGTGCCTGCTCACCACCGCCTTCACCGGCGGCGCCACCGCGGGACAGCTGCTCGTGAGCGACATCGGCTCGGGCTATCACGCACGGCTCTGGCTCACCCCGGTCAGCCGGTGGGTCCTCGTCACCGCGCCCGTCCTGGCGGGGGTCCTGCTCCTGACCGTCCAGGCCGCCGCGCTCACCGGGCTCGGCCTGCTGCTGGGCCTGGACCCCGTCCCCGGAGCCCCGGCCCTGCCGGCCCTCATCGGCGCCACCGTGCTGCTGGGAACGGGATTCCTGCTGCTGGCCGCAGCGGTCGGCCTCCACACCGGCAGCAGCTCGGCAGTCGGCTCCGTGACCCTGGTCTTCTTCCCGCTCTCCTTCTTCACCGCCACCTTCGTCCCGCGTGACCGGCTCGACGGCTGGATGGCCCACGCGGCCGACATCAACCCGCTCACCCCGCCGCTGGAAGCCATGCGCGGCCTGCTCACCTCACCGTGGAGCGAGCAGGACCCGCTGCCGGGCGTCCTCGTCGCTCTCGCCGTCCTGGCGGCGGGCGCAGCCGCGGCCCACCTCGCCCTGACCCGCCGCACCCGTACAGGAGTCTGA
- a CDS encoding HAMP domain-containing sensor histidine kinase, which translates to MLISTVLATVAVLVSQAAGLVVMRSWLTGQVDDRLTGFRPPPPAAVRAGTGAPPGPAPHADDVLPSDYRVFFYGSDGRLLSGSLGDGAGAPRLPATVSALTAEDRRPATLPDEDGGTDWRVIADTGPDGRRVVVALPLDTVEGATSKLLWFSLAVGTVAAGGVMLLGSAAVRLGLRPLDRMERTARRITDGELSLSLADTHPGTEAGRLGIAFNTMLDQLRAALRRKDASEQRLRRFMADAGHELRTPLTSIQGFAELLLEQPRTSGARRREAHELIARNAGRMSRLVDDLFLLAALGHTPAVQREPVDLLSLAADGVSAAGVAHQGRDIGLVPLTAGAPGGRRERDELDVVETLGDPHQLAQVIANLLSNACVHTPAGTRIEVRVGTVRTGPHTGGTERPGRSSATRPMPEGVAACVVEIADDGPGLAKDTAQQVFERFYRAPRATTTATARAGSSGTGTGTGPHSGPHPGSGLGLSIASTIAEAHGGRLELDTRPGHGCVFRLLLPA; encoded by the coding sequence GTGCTGATCTCCACCGTGCTGGCGACGGTCGCCGTACTGGTGTCGCAGGCGGCCGGGCTGGTGGTCATGCGCTCCTGGCTGACCGGGCAGGTGGACGACCGCCTCACCGGCTTCCGCCCGCCGCCCCCGGCCGCCGTCCGCGCGGGCACCGGTGCTCCCCCCGGGCCGGCGCCGCACGCGGACGACGTGCTGCCGTCCGACTACCGGGTCTTCTTCTACGGGTCCGACGGGCGGCTCCTGTCCGGTTCGCTGGGCGACGGCGCCGGCGCCCCCCGGCTGCCCGCGACCGTGTCGGCGCTGACGGCCGAGGACCGGCGGCCCGCCACCCTGCCGGACGAGGACGGGGGGACGGACTGGCGGGTGATCGCCGACACCGGCCCCGACGGGCGGCGCGTCGTCGTCGCGCTGCCCCTGGACACCGTCGAGGGTGCGACGTCCAAACTGCTCTGGTTCAGTCTGGCCGTCGGCACCGTCGCGGCCGGCGGGGTGATGCTGCTCGGCAGCGCGGCGGTACGCCTGGGGCTGCGCCCTCTGGACCGTATGGAGCGCACCGCCCGGCGCATCACCGACGGTGAGCTGTCGCTGAGCCTCGCGGACACGCACCCGGGCACGGAGGCCGGGCGGCTCGGCATCGCTTTCAACACGATGCTCGACCAGTTGCGGGCGGCGCTGCGCCGGAAGGACGCGTCGGAGCAGAGGCTGCGGCGTTTCATGGCAGACGCGGGCCATGAGCTGCGTACCCCGCTCACCTCCATCCAGGGATTCGCCGAACTGCTGCTGGAACAGCCCCGCACGTCCGGGGCCCGGCGGCGCGAGGCGCACGAACTGATCGCCCGGAACGCCGGCCGGATGAGCCGGCTCGTGGACGACCTGTTCCTGCTGGCCGCCCTCGGCCACACCCCGGCCGTCCAGCGGGAGCCCGTGGACCTGCTGTCACTGGCCGCCGACGGTGTCAGCGCCGCCGGGGTCGCCCATCAGGGACGTGACATCGGCCTGGTCCCGCTCACGGCGGGCGCGCCCGGCGGGCGCCGTGAGCGGGACGAACTGGACGTGGTCGAGACCCTCGGCGACCCCCACCAGCTGGCCCAGGTGATCGCCAACCTGCTGTCCAACGCCTGCGTCCACACTCCGGCCGGTACGCGGATCGAGGTACGGGTGGGCACCGTACGCACGGGCCCGCACACCGGCGGCACCGAGCGGCCGGGCCGCAGCAGTGCCACCCGGCCGATGCCGGAGGGCGTCGCCGCGTGTGTCGTCGAGATCGCCGACGACGGGCCGGGGCTGGCGAAGGACACCGCTCAGCAGGTGTTCGAACGTTTCTACCGCGCCCCCCGCGCGACGACAACGGCAACGGCACGAGCGGGCTCCTCCGGGACCGGGACCGGCACCGGCCCGCACTCCGGTCCCCACCCGGGTTCCGGTCTCGGGCTGTCCATCGCCTCCACCATCGCCGAGGCGCACGGCGGACGGCTCGAACTCGACACCCGGCCCGGCCACGGCTGCGTCTTCCGGCTGCTGCTCCCCGCCTGA
- a CDS encoding alkaline phosphatase PhoX, with protein MSSAPRRLATRRQVLAGSGAAVAAISFSGAFGELFAGTATARGHAGYGPLVPDPDGLLDLPKGFRYRVLSREGDPLRSGEGLVPGNHDGMAAFSGRRGRTHLVRNHENRHTGRIGVPTAEGLTYDPMGKGGCTTLELGPGGEVLGERVAIAGTAVNCAGGPTPWNTWLTCEETEDRAGTNGYTKDHGFVFEVDGADPRRTGAVPLTAMGRFQHEAVAVDPRKGIVYETEDAFDHPFGLFYRFLPRKPLGGTGSLRAGGALQAMRVPGVPDLSAVRETGTAFDRVEWVPVPDPQASGTPIRLQDFGPKGITHAQKLEGCYWGGSSVYFVSSFARSTEGSAADHFGQVWRYEPERRRLTLVVVFGPDTDIGLPGESPDNICLAAGGGLMVCEDGGGAQHVFGVTRRGEVYPMARGRQNTGTEEAPEWGEFAGVTFSPDGRTMYVNCYTPGTTFAVTGPWR; from the coding sequence ATGTCATCCGCACCCAGACGTCTCGCGACACGACGACAGGTCCTGGCCGGGAGCGGCGCGGCCGTCGCCGCGATCAGCTTCTCCGGGGCCTTCGGCGAGCTCTTCGCCGGTACCGCGACCGCCCGCGGCCACGCCGGCTACGGCCCGCTCGTCCCCGACCCGGACGGCCTGCTCGACCTGCCGAAAGGTTTCCGCTACCGGGTCCTCTCCCGGGAGGGCGACCCGTTGCGCTCCGGCGAGGGCCTGGTGCCCGGCAACCACGACGGCATGGCGGCGTTCTCCGGCCGCCGCGGCCGGACCCACCTGGTCCGTAACCACGAGAACCGGCACACCGGAAGGATCGGCGTCCCGACGGCCGAAGGCCTCACGTACGACCCGATGGGCAAGGGCGGCTGCACCACGCTGGAGCTCGGTCCCGGTGGGGAAGTTCTCGGCGAGCGGGTCGCGATCGCGGGTACGGCCGTCAACTGCGCGGGCGGTCCGACGCCCTGGAACACCTGGCTGACCTGCGAGGAGACCGAGGACAGGGCGGGGACCAACGGGTACACGAAGGACCACGGCTTCGTCTTCGAGGTGGATGGCGCCGATCCCCGCCGCACCGGGGCCGTCCCGCTGACCGCGATGGGCCGCTTCCAGCACGAAGCGGTCGCCGTCGACCCGCGGAAGGGGATCGTCTACGAGACCGAGGACGCGTTCGACCATCCGTTCGGACTCTTCTACCGCTTCCTGCCGAGGAAGCCGCTCGGGGGTACGGGCTCGCTGCGGGCGGGCGGTGCCCTCCAGGCGATGCGGGTCCCCGGCGTGCCCGACCTGTCCGCCGTCCGGGAGACGGGGACCGCGTTCGACCGGGTCGAATGGGTGCCGGTACCCGACCCGCAGGCCTCCGGCACGCCGATCCGGCTGCAGGACTTCGGCCCGAAGGGGATCACCCACGCCCAGAAGCTGGAGGGGTGCTACTGGGGCGGCTCGTCCGTCTACTTCGTCTCCAGCTTCGCGCGCAGCACGGAGGGGTCGGCGGCCGACCACTTCGGCCAGGTCTGGCGGTACGAACCGGAGCGCCGCCGGCTGACGCTGGTGGTCGTCTTCGGGCCGGACACGGACATCGGCCTGCCCGGCGAGTCCCCCGACAACATCTGCCTGGCCGCCGGCGGCGGTCTGATGGTGTGCGAGGACGGCGGCGGCGCCCAGCACGTGTTCGGGGTGACCCGGCGCGGCGAGGTCTATCCGATGGCGCGGGGCAGGCAGAACACCGGGACCGAAGAGGCTCCGGAGTGGGGAGAGTTCGCCGGGGTCACCTTCTCGCCGGACGGCAGGACGATGTACGTGAACTGCTACACCCCGGGGACGACGTTCGCGGTGACCGGCCCCTGGCGCTGA
- a CDS encoding ABC transporter ATP-binding protein, translating to MSNTATPSIRALGLGRDFADRTAVDRLDLEVNPGEVYGLLGPNGSGKSTTVRMLTTMLRPSRGSAQVAGADITRDPGAVRRRTGVVLQGTALDPLMSARELLRLQGRLQSLTSRQARVRCAELLTAFDSQAFADTPVGKLSGGQRRRVDLAVALVQRPDVLFLDEPTTGLDPASRRGLWDEIRALAAGHGVTVLLTTQYLEEADQLCDRVGILRAGRLIASAAPHVLKGEAGDRVLTLRFCDASAAGRARELLAARGEQLHVAEAAPLTVGIRLTRPGADGETLLTLASAGLHAESLTVDEPSLEDVFLRLALTPEGVAAA from the coding sequence ATGAGTAACACCGCCACTCCGTCCATCCGTGCCCTCGGGCTGGGCCGGGACTTCGCCGATCGCACCGCGGTGGACCGGCTCGATCTGGAAGTGAACCCCGGGGAGGTCTACGGGCTGCTCGGCCCCAACGGTTCGGGCAAGAGCACCACCGTCCGGATGCTCACCACGATGCTCCGCCCCTCCCGGGGCAGCGCCCAGGTCGCCGGGGCCGACATCACGCGCGACCCCGGGGCGGTCCGCCGCCGCACCGGGGTCGTCCTCCAGGGCACCGCCCTCGACCCCCTCATGTCCGCCCGCGAACTGCTGCGCCTGCAAGGACGGCTCCAGTCGCTCACCTCCCGGCAGGCCCGCGTGCGCTGCGCCGAACTTCTCACCGCCTTCGACTCCCAAGCGTTCGCGGACACCCCGGTGGGCAAGCTCAGCGGGGGCCAGCGCCGCCGGGTCGACCTCGCCGTCGCTCTGGTCCAGCGCCCGGACGTCCTCTTCCTGGACGAACCCACCACGGGACTCGACCCGGCCAGCCGCCGGGGCCTGTGGGACGAGATCCGCGCCCTGGCCGCGGGCCACGGCGTCACCGTCCTGCTGACCACCCAGTACCTGGAGGAGGCGGACCAGCTCTGCGACCGTGTCGGCATCCTCCGCGCCGGACGCCTCATCGCCTCCGCCGCCCCGCACGTCCTCAAGGGGGAGGCCGGCGACCGTGTCCTGACCCTGCGTTTCTGTGACGCCTCCGCCGCCGGCCGGGCCCGTGAGCTGCTCGCCGCCAGGGGCGAACAGCTCCACGTGGCCGAAGCCGCCCCGCTCACGGTGGGTATCCGGCTCACCCGTCCCGGAGCCGACGGCGAGACGCTGCTCACCCTGGCCTCCGCCGGCCTGCACGCCGAATCCCTGACTGTCGACGAGCCCAGCCTGGAGGACGTCTTCCTCCGCCTGGCCCTCACCCCGGAAGGTGTCGCCGCCGCATGA